A genomic window from bacterium includes:
- a CDS encoding ABC transporter ATP-binding protein has protein sequence MNPPIVLDHLTKQFSAGVFRKSVTAVREISFSVQPGEVVAFLGPNGAGKTTTIKLLLGLLLPTSGSVRLYHSTPEQRSIRKNIGFIPDHPFFYPALTGHQFLQLCGVISGLHNKEAEKTASEWLEKVGLSKDADKKVGEYSRGMLQRLNFAQALQHNPPLLILDEPVLGLDPIGHHDMMELLQTEAQTGKTLFFSTHLLSDVSGFCSRVLIIDQGSILVDTSPQAIFSQQRGKIDVRVRFPGETPIPILTIEAMNNKYGIVHCVAADQAQVNEIIQWTQNNSGEIIEVLERKQSFECAVIDQMKGIDKC, from the coding sequence ATGAATCCACCAATCGTTCTTGACCATCTAACAAAACAGTTCTCAGCGGGCGTATTTCGGAAATCGGTGACCGCGGTACGTGAGATTTCGTTTTCTGTTCAACCCGGTGAAGTCGTCGCGTTTCTCGGTCCCAATGGCGCTGGCAAGACAACAACGATTAAGCTGTTACTCGGTCTTTTGTTACCGACATCTGGATCGGTACGGCTATATCACTCCACACCCGAGCAGCGAAGCATTCGCAAAAACATCGGATTCATCCCTGATCATCCTTTCTTCTATCCTGCTCTTACGGGGCACCAGTTCTTACAACTTTGTGGAGTTATTAGTGGTTTACACAACAAAGAAGCGGAAAAAACTGCATCTGAATGGTTAGAAAAGGTCGGCCTAAGTAAGGACGCTGATAAAAAGGTCGGTGAGTATTCGCGGGGAATGTTGCAACGGTTGAATTTTGCACAGGCGCTACAGCATAATCCACCACTACTAATACTCGATGAACCGGTGTTAGGACTCGATCCGATTGGACATCATGATATGATGGAGCTGTTGCAAACCGAAGCTCAAACAGGTAAGACGTTATTCTTCAGTACCCATTTGTTGAGTGATGTTTCCGGGTTCTGTTCACGGGTTCTCATCATCGATCAAGGAAGCATTTTGGTCGACACATCACCACAGGCAATATTTTCTCAACAACGCGGAAAAATCGACGTTAGAGTTCGTTTTCCCGGTGAAACTCCCATACCGATCCTAACCATCGAAGCAATGAACAATAAGTACGGAATTGTACACTGTGTTGCTGCCGATCAAGCACAAGTGAACGAAATTATTCAGTGGACGCAGAACAACAGCGGCGAGATTATTGAAGTCCTCGAACGTAAACAATCGTTCGAGTGTGCCGTAATCGATCAGATGAAAGGAATCGACAAATGCTGA